From the genome of Thermithiobacillus tepidarius DSM 3134, one region includes:
- a CDS encoding SAM-dependent methyltransferase, with product MGISYFTDTGARRFERILAHVFQAYPGSLALRLWDGRTFHMGEGPPAFTLVFHDRRAYRDLMLHRSPLQLAEAYFRNQVDVEGDLYAALQIKDYLQSLTLSPADKAALLLAALLASGAARAGNTPPDRQRAPGARWAAWHGKDRDRQAIAYHYDVSNAFYALWLDTQMVYSCAYFEHEAESLDQAQSNKLEYICRKLRLRRGERLLDIGCGWGALIYWAARHHGVRAHGITLSRNQYEHCLHKIREEGLTDRVSVELKDYRDLAGEAVFDKIVSVGMFEHVGLKNLPLYFNTVQRLLKPNGLFLNHGITHSSEGWQKSVSTTFINRYVFPNGELDRMSNIQRVMEQSGFEILDVEGLRPHYAMTLRHWVQQLESRREEALRHVGEATYRVWRLYMTACALTFEEGGTGVYQIVAAKRASGQCPVPLTRRDLYR from the coding sequence ATGGGTATCTCCTATTTCACCGATACCGGCGCACGCCGGTTTGAGCGCATCCTGGCCCACGTGTTTCAGGCATATCCCGGCAGCTTGGCGCTGCGCCTATGGGACGGCCGCACGTTCCACATGGGCGAGGGACCGCCCGCGTTCACCTTGGTTTTTCATGATCGACGCGCGTACCGCGACTTGATGCTGCACCGCAGCCCGCTGCAACTGGCGGAGGCCTACTTCCGCAACCAAGTGGATGTGGAAGGCGACCTCTACGCCGCGTTGCAGATCAAGGACTACCTGCAATCCCTGACCCTCTCTCCTGCCGACAAGGCGGCCTTGCTGCTCGCTGCGCTGCTGGCGAGCGGCGCGGCCAGGGCCGGCAACACTCCGCCGGACCGGCAACGCGCGCCCGGGGCGCGATGGGCGGCATGGCACGGCAAAGATCGCGATCGTCAAGCCATTGCTTACCACTACGATGTCTCCAATGCCTTCTATGCATTGTGGCTGGATACGCAGATGGTCTATTCCTGCGCCTACTTCGAGCACGAAGCAGAAAGCCTGGACCAAGCCCAGAGCAACAAGCTGGAATACATTTGCCGCAAGCTGCGCTTGCGCCGGGGCGAACGCCTGCTGGATATCGGCTGCGGCTGGGGCGCACTGATTTACTGGGCGGCCAGGCACCACGGCGTGCGAGCGCATGGCATCACACTGAGCCGCAACCAGTACGAACACTGCCTGCACAAGATTCGGGAGGAGGGGCTGACCGACCGGGTCAGTGTGGAGTTGAAGGACTATCGGGATCTCGCGGGCGAGGCCGTCTTCGACAAGATCGTCAGCGTGGGCATGTTCGAACACGTCGGCCTCAAGAACCTGCCGCTGTACTTCAACACCGTCCAGCGTCTGCTCAAGCCCAACGGCCTGTTTCTGAATCACGGCATCACCCACAGCAGCGAGGGCTGGCAAAAGTCCGTGTCGACTACCTTCATCAATCGCTACGTCTTTCCCAACGGGGAACTGGACCGGATGAGCAATATCCAGCGCGTGATGGAGCAGTCCGGCTTCGAAATCCTGGACGTCGAAGGGCTGCGGCCCCACTACGCCATGACCCTGCGGCACTGGGTGCAACAGCTGGAAAGCCGGCGGGAGGAAGCCCTGCGCCATGTCGGCGAGGCGACCTACCGGGTCTGGCGCCTGTACATGACCGCCTGCGCCTTGACCTTCGAAGAGGGCGGCACCGGCGTTTATCAGATCGTGGCCGCCAAGCGCGCCTCCGGGCAGTGCCCGGTACCCCTGACGCGACGGGATCTCTACCGCTGA